One Stigmatella aurantiaca genomic region harbors:
- a CDS encoding carotenoid oxygenase family protein yields MPPIPIPEPAYRAAMAAGLKHVYHGELADRAARYVPTSPLPAGLSGRVLLTVFPHAAIFDANTARFANPHLLTAPGRLLSIDLDASPGGEHVLATRFVDVQSQHLRAIAPAASVRTDFAEVSWLGIANLANTAPIPAFEIGSGGRRLMLSYDAGRPTEINPREFSHVSPVGGTGDYESSVGSSFSPMILTTGHPVYDPDFDSGQPALLFTNVVPRVLDFLTPSPQRAVRGDLYVTSWDGTSRAPARPLRVHADGKPVTMEQASAHQLSLTRDHLLVFNSNLVLNTWALVEPILGLLTDELRRKLPSFARPSLDALWKPLEHFMRPPVPSTHCDLYVIRKDALRGAIEQGARRVDAHRVRLPGELSHALVDWDDTAGQLTIYAQHNLGADPADQLHEGDVLATGDRVHDDYLGLFTGSTDLNQVRKHVVHVSETSAVLGSTHAFPDPTSASDFRFGVNLLPPCQPLAYERAGGASAASSLAAQTQVQTHTYWVAGGYLPETLAVRSFEDFRRHRAPSERLVPEAEYLERLVAPTNTTQLFRLDANLALESAYAFPPGWLMGAPVWVPREGGTTMKDGWLVGCVWGPADTHVEIWIFDGQQPLSAGPLSKLVPAPGEQGLRPGFPLHGAWVDRTGIDAWARPEQHTALIDLPLYVKVAETGVMAGSFLRRALQQLLER; encoded by the coding sequence ATGCCGCCCATCCCAATCCCCGAGCCCGCCTACCGCGCCGCCATGGCCGCAGGCCTGAAGCATGTCTACCACGGCGAACTCGCGGACCGCGCCGCGCGGTACGTGCCGACGTCGCCGCTGCCCGCCGGGCTCTCGGGGCGCGTGCTCCTCACCGTGTTTCCCCACGCAGCCATCTTCGATGCCAACACCGCGCGCTTCGCCAACCCGCACCTGCTGACGGCCCCGGGGCGCCTGTTGTCGATCGATCTCGATGCCAGTCCGGGCGGCGAGCACGTGCTCGCGACGCGCTTTGTCGACGTGCAGTCCCAGCACCTGCGCGCGATCGCGCCCGCGGCCTCGGTCCGCACCGACTTCGCCGAGGTGAGCTGGTTGGGGATCGCGAACCTCGCGAACACGGCGCCAATCCCAGCCTTTGAGATTGGCTCGGGCGGCCGCCGCCTGATGCTCTCGTACGACGCGGGGCGTCCCACCGAGATCAACCCCCGCGAGTTCTCGCATGTGAGCCCGGTCGGCGGCACGGGTGACTACGAGTCCTCTGTCGGCAGCTCGTTCAGCCCGATGATCCTGACAACAGGGCACCCGGTCTACGACCCTGACTTCGACTCGGGACAGCCTGCGCTCCTCTTCACCAACGTCGTGCCGCGCGTGCTCGACTTCTTGACCCCGAGCCCCCAGCGCGCCGTGCGGGGCGATCTCTACGTGACCTCGTGGGACGGCACCTCGCGCGCGCCCGCGCGCCCCTTGCGCGTCCATGCCGATGGCAAACCGGTCACGATGGAGCAAGCGTCGGCGCACCAGCTCAGCCTCACGCGTGACCACCTGCTCGTCTTCAACTCGAACCTCGTGCTCAATACCTGGGCGCTCGTCGAGCCGATTCTCGGGCTGCTCACGGACGAGCTGCGGCGGAAGCTGCCCTCTTTCGCACGCCCCTCGCTCGACGCGCTCTGGAAGCCGCTCGAGCACTTCATGCGCCCGCCAGTCCCAAGCACGCACTGTGACCTCTACGTGATCCGCAAGGACGCGCTGCGCGGCGCCATCGAACAGGGGGCACGCCGCGTCGACGCACACCGCGTCCGGCTCCCGGGCGAACTCAGCCACGCCCTGGTGGACTGGGACGACACCGCGGGACAGCTCACGATCTACGCCCAGCACAACCTCGGCGCCGATCCCGCGGATCAGCTCCACGAGGGGGATGTGCTCGCGACCGGCGACCGGGTCCACGACGACTACCTTGGGCTCTTCACGGGCTCCACGGATCTGAATCAGGTGCGCAAGCACGTCGTGCACGTGAGCGAGACCTCGGCGGTGCTGGGTTCCACCCACGCGTTCCCCGATCCCACAAGCGCGAGCGACTTCCGCTTCGGCGTGAACCTGCTGCCACCGTGTCAGCCGCTTGCCTACGAGCGCGCCGGCGGTGCGAGCGCGGCGAGCAGCCTCGCGGCACAGACCCAGGTGCAGACCCACACCTACTGGGTCGCGGGTGGGTACCTGCCAGAGACCCTGGCAGTCCGCTCCTTCGAAGACTTCCGCCGTCACCGGGCGCCGAGTGAGCGCCTCGTCCCCGAGGCCGAGTACCTGGAGCGGCTCGTCGCGCCCACGAACACGACGCAGCTCTTCCGGCTCGACGCGAACCTCGCGCTCGAGAGCGCGTATGCGTTCCCGCCCGGCTGGCTCATGGGAGCGCCCGTCTGGGTGCCCCGCGAGGGCGGAACGACGATGAAGGACGGCTGGCTCGTCGGCTGCGTGTGGGGGCCGGCCGACACGCATGTCGAGATCTGGATCTTCGATGGGCAGCAACCGCTCTCGGCAGGCCCCCTCTCGAAGCTTGTGCCGGCACCCGGGGAGCAGGGGCTGCGCCCCGGATTCCCGCTGCACGGCGCCTGGGTCGATCGCACCGGCATCGACGCATGGGCGCGGCCGGAGCAGCACACGGCCCTCATCGACCTGCCGCTCTATGTCAAGGTCGCGGAGACCGGGGTGATGGCGGGAAGCTTTCTGCGCCGTGCCCTCCAGCAGCTGCTGGAGCGCTGA
- a CDS encoding CHAT domain-containing tetratricopeptide repeat protein, whose amino-acid sequence MHQSFGCLLAVLLCWVSTGQASEAPPDARLVEAQSNLDEAFRLRETGKYSDALAQAERALTLRQAVLGDTHPDVAACLAIMGDLHLRKGDLTTAESLFRPALAIREAALGKSHPDVALLLNGLALIYIDQGLYSQAEPLCLRALAIREASLGNNHTDVANSLNTLAKLYHEQGLYPQAGPLYLRAIAILETNLGKSHPQVAAFLGNLAVLYTHQALYSRAESLLQRALSIQEVALGDKHPYIAYSLINLAHLYSIQGLYDRAEPLFQRARAVSELALGPTHSLVAITLNNLAVIYQDQGLHDRAVPCQQQALAIWEASLGSHHPFVATARINLAILYSNQGFYAQAEALLQRTLSLSETALGKRHPIVSESLYNLANLYSQQGLYAQAEPLQRRALALRKATLGNAHPIVASSLHSLAVLYQAQGLYGRAAPLHQRSLALREAALGHTHPDVTLSLNHLAQLRLAQHRLSDALPLLSRSFSISERRLRHEALDFSESRLSSFLSHLRADEQRIYALLRAHPRDARVQRLALSASLLLKGRSVSETASVSRTLFLRLGPEDRDSFERLRSLRTQLASLSFSGPGALSPEAYQQRLQALTLEGDSLEAELAKRSAPLRALSSLPSPEDIVHRVASALPQDAALVEFIAYSDIPLVPSSGTASPMRYLALVLFPDSSTRAVDLGPASPIDLAVSRLRDALADEDASFQTPAQELYRRAFLPLLPLLGSTRRLLLSPDSQLNLIPFSALHDGQAFLLDSFDFSYLTSGRELLPRPQDISPSSSIFVFAAPDFSAAFPATPSIAPPSPTRAPLSGSVQRVLSSPSLDSMRHAWVPLPGTRLEAQAIQRLLPQAQLFLGAEASKERLLHLPTPGILHLATHGFFLGQSPSPPSSRGLAFVESLGSAPPPQQEPLLNSGLVLSGALNAPLSANSSSEATLVTALELAGLNLWGTQLAVLSACDTGRGEVHLGQGVYGLRRALMAAGAETVLVSLWKVNDDSTRLLMDLYYRNLLAGQGRASALRTAMLSLRSTHPHPHAWAPFIVLGSDAPLRSITPISAQIQKPDASP is encoded by the coding sequence ATGCATCAGTCCTTCGGTTGCCTATTGGCTGTCTTGCTCTGCTGGGTATCCACTGGACAGGCCAGCGAGGCGCCACCCGATGCGCGATTGGTAGAGGCCCAGTCCAATTTAGACGAGGCATTCCGGCTCAGGGAAACAGGCAAATATTCCGACGCCCTCGCACAGGCGGAGCGTGCGCTCACACTCCGGCAGGCCGTGCTTGGGGACACGCACCCCGACGTTGCGGCCTGCCTGGCGATAATGGGTGACCTTCATTTGCGAAAAGGAGACTTGACCACTGCCGAGTCCCTTTTCCGGCCTGCGCTCGCCATCCGCGAGGCCGCTCTTGGCAAGAGCCATCCCGACGTCGCCCTACTACTCAATGGCCTTGCCCTCATCTATATCGACCAAGGCTTGTACAGCCAGGCGGAGCCTCTTTGCCTGCGCGCGTTGGCCATTCGAGAAGCAAGCCTCGGCAACAACCACACCGACGTTGCCAACTCTCTCAATACCCTCGCCAAGCTCTACCATGAACAGGGCTTGTACCCCCAAGCGGGCCCCCTCTACCTGCGTGCGATTGCCATTCTGGAGACAAACCTCGGAAAGAGCCATCCCCAAGTCGCAGCCTTTCTCGGCAATCTCGCCGTCCTCTACACGCATCAGGCGTTGTACAGCCGGGCGGAGTCCCTCCTACAACGCGCGCTCTCGATTCAGGAAGTTGCCCTCGGGGACAAGCATCCCTACATTGCCTATTCGCTCATCAACCTCGCCCACCTCTATTCCATCCAGGGGTTATACGACCGGGCCGAGCCCCTCTTCCAGCGCGCACGCGCTGTCTCGGAATTAGCCCTCGGTCCCACTCATTCCCTCGTCGCCATCACTCTCAACAACCTTGCTGTCATCTATCAGGATCAAGGGCTGCATGACCGGGCTGTGCCCTGCCAACAACAGGCGCTCGCCATCTGGGAAGCCTCTCTCGGCAGCCACCACCCCTTCGTCGCCACCGCTCGCATCAACCTTGCGATTCTCTATTCCAATCAGGGATTTTATGCCCAGGCAGAGGCGCTCCTACAACGCACCCTCTCCCTCTCTGAGACCGCCCTCGGCAAACGTCACCCGATCGTCTCTGAATCCCTCTACAACCTCGCCAACCTCTACTCACAGCAAGGCTTGTACGCACAGGCGGAGCCTCTTCAACGCCGCGCCCTCGCTCTCCGGAAAGCCACCCTCGGCAACGCTCACCCCATCGTCGCCTCCTCTCTTCACAGCCTCGCTGTCCTCTACCAAGCACAGGGCTTGTACGGCCGCGCAGCGCCTCTCCACCAGCGCTCGCTGGCCCTTCGCGAAGCTGCCCTTGGCCACACCCACCCCGATGTCACCCTCTCCCTGAACCACCTCGCGCAGCTTCGCCTGGCCCAGCACCGCCTCTCTGACGCGCTTCCCCTCCTCTCTCGCTCCTTCTCCATCTCCGAGCGCCGCCTTCGCCACGAGGCCCTCGACTTCTCAGAGTCCCGCCTCTCCTCCTTCCTCTCGCATCTTCGGGCTGACGAGCAACGGATCTACGCCCTGCTCCGCGCTCACCCTCGGGACGCTCGCGTTCAACGCCTCGCACTCAGCGCCTCCCTCTTGCTCAAGGGCCGCTCTGTCTCGGAGACCGCCAGCGTCTCCCGCACCCTCTTCCTCCGCCTGGGGCCCGAGGACCGCGATTCCTTCGAGCGCCTCCGCAGCCTGCGCACCCAACTGGCGTCCCTCTCCTTCTCGGGCCCGGGCGCGCTCTCTCCAGAGGCCTATCAACAGCGCCTTCAAGCACTCACCCTGGAGGGCGATTCGCTCGAAGCAGAACTGGCCAAGCGCTCCGCCCCCCTTCGCGCGCTCTCCTCGCTTCCTTCCCCGGAAGACATTGTCCACCGAGTCGCATCCGCCCTCCCCCAGGATGCCGCCCTCGTCGAATTCATCGCTTATTCAGACATCCCCCTCGTTCCCTCTTCCGGCACGGCCAGCCCCATGCGCTACCTGGCCCTGGTTCTCTTCCCCGATTCCTCGACCCGCGCCGTGGACCTCGGCCCCGCTTCTCCTATTGATCTCGCCGTCTCCCGTCTCCGCGATGCCCTGGCCGATGAAGACGCCTCCTTTCAAACCCCTGCGCAAGAACTCTACCGGCGCGCCTTCCTCCCTCTGCTTCCCCTTCTGGGTTCCACCCGCCGCCTCCTCCTTTCTCCCGACAGTCAGCTGAACCTCATCCCCTTCTCCGCCCTTCACGACGGCCAGGCTTTCCTCCTCGACTCCTTCGACTTCTCCTACCTCACCTCGGGCCGCGAACTGCTTCCTCGTCCCCAGGACATCTCGCCCTCCTCCTCCATCTTCGTCTTCGCCGCCCCTGACTTCTCCGCTGCGTTTCCAGCCACGCCGTCCATCGCGCCTCCTTCTCCCACCCGCGCCCCTCTTTCTGGCTCCGTCCAGCGAGTCTTGTCCTCTCCTTCCCTGGACTCGATGAGACATGCCTGGGTGCCCCTCCCGGGCACTCGCTTGGAGGCCCAGGCCATTCAACGCCTGCTTCCTCAGGCTCAGCTCTTTCTGGGCGCAGAAGCCTCCAAAGAAAGACTTCTGCACCTGCCCACCCCGGGCATTCTCCATTTGGCCACTCATGGCTTCTTCCTCGGCCAATCCCCCTCCCCTCCCTCTTCCCGAGGCTTGGCCTTTGTCGAATCCCTGGGCAGTGCACCTCCTCCCCAACAGGAGCCTCTGCTCAATTCCGGCCTCGTCCTCTCAGGCGCCCTCAACGCGCCCTTGAGCGCTAACTCTTCTTCCGAGGCCACCCTCGTCACGGCGCTAGAATTGGCAGGGCTCAACCTTTGGGGCACTCAGCTTGCCGTCCTGTCCGCCTGCGACACGGGCCGCGGCGAAGTCCACCTGGGTCAGGGCGTCTATGGCCTTCGCCGTGCGCTCATGGCCGCTGGCGCTGAA